The Coraliomargarita parva genomic sequence GGCGTATTGACCAATGACCGCGCGCTGACCGGCGGGACGATGTCGGCCACTCTCACGCGGGATGTTTACAATGGCACCCTTGAGTTTTGGAGTGATGGGTCCTTCAGTTACACCCCCGACGAGGGCTTTGCCGGAGTGGACAGTTTCCGTTATCAGCTCAGCGATACACACGCTCACTCGACGACCGATGCGGTGGTCTCCATCCGCGTGCAACCGGGAGGCTTGCCCTCGGGTTGGACGGCTTCGGATATTGGCCCACCGGTCATTCCCGGCTGGACCTATTACGACGCCTCGGCGGCGCACTGGCAATTGGCGGCGGCCGGTGCGGATATCGCGGGAAGCAGCGACGAGTTTCACTTCGCGCATGTCGCTTTCAGTGGCAATGCGATCCTTAGCGCCAAAGTCGAAAGTCTCGAAAATACGGATCCCTGGGCAAAGTCCGGCCTGATGATGCGTGTCTCCAATGCCGCCGGTTCGGCCTTCGCCTATTTATTTGTAACCCCGGAGAATGGCATTGGATTCGAATACCGTTCCGCTACGGATGGCAGTGTCGCTTCCGTTGCTTACACCACGGGTAGCGCTCCGGTCTGGCTCCGCCTGGTGCGGGATGACGATCAGTTTATCGCTTATTATAGCTATGATGGGCAGGAATGGGTTGCTTTGGGCTCACAGGCCATCCCGATGGAGGCTGAGTTTGCCGGGGGGCTGGCCGTGACTTCGCATGATGCGTCGCAATCCACCATCAGCACATTTACGAATGTGAAAATCATTGCCTCGCTGGCTTCGCCGAGCGGAGTGGAAGCAGTCGCCGGAGATGGCTCGGTGACGCTGGCATGGGAAGCCGTTGAGGATGCCGCTGTTTACCAAGTGAAACGCTCGACCTCCGATGCGGGTCCGTATGCCCTCGTGGATTCGACGAGCGAATTCGGCTTTGTGGATAGTGGGCTGACGAACGGGAGCCGCTACTATTACGTCGTCTCCGCGGTGAATGAAGGCGTTGTCAGTGCGGAGAGTGAGGCGGTTTCCGCCATTCCATTCTATCTGCCCGCAGCCTGGTCGGATTTGGATATCGGCACTGCGCTTGAAGGCTGGTCGAATTACGACGATGCCAGTGCTGCTTTTACCCTGGCGGCGTCCGGGGCGGATATCTGGGGGAGCAGTGACGGCTTCCGTTTCGTTCATCAGTCGGTGACGGGTGGCTGCGCCATTGTCGCACGCGTCACTTCGGTGCCCGATACGGATCCCTGGGCGAAAACAGGTCTGATGTTCCGTCAAAGTCTCGATGCCGATGCAGCCAACGTGGCGATCCTGGTCACGCCAGAGAACGGTGTCAGCTTCCAGGCACGCAGTAGCAGCGGTGGGGAAACTGCCTACCAGTTCGCGACCGGAGAGGCCCCGGTCTGGATCAAGCTCGAGCTCTTGGGGGAGACGGTTACCGGATACATCTCCAGTGACGGCGCAAGCTGGACGGCGGTGGGGACGGCGACGGTTTCCATCGAAGTTGGCGCTTATCTTGGCTTGGCCGTAAGCGCCCATGACGACAGCAGCCTTGGCGTGGCCACGCTGGATAACGTGACCATCTTTCCAGGCTATAGCAGCTACCAGTTCGCTTACTTCACCTCGGAAGAACTCGCCGATCCGTTAGTCAGCGGCATGGAGGCGGATGCCAACCATGACGGCGTCTCGAACCTGATGGCCTATGCGGTCGGCTTAAGTCCCTGGGTGACGGCCTCCGAATCGAATGGGGGACGACCCGTTTTCCAGGCCGATGGAGATTATCTCACACTCAGCTATGTCAGGCGGACGGAGCCGGTCGGCATCAGCTACACGGTCAAAGTCGCTTCGGATCTGAACCTCTGGCTTTCCGGTGAGGCCTACACAACGGTGCTTTCCACAACACCGCTCGGCGGCAATCTCGAATCGGTCGTGGTCCGCGACAATACCCCGATCTCCGAAGCCACCCGCCGCTTCATGCAAGTGCAGGTCGAAACGACGGATTGAGGACGGATTCTACTTGAGTCGGGCTTTTGTCCTGAGGTTCCCCCTTGCCATATCTCACGGTGTGACTTAGCAATGAATCGATGGTGCATGCAGTCAATGTCTCTACATCAGGCGCTTTGGATTCGTTTAAAGCAGCACTCCCGTGTGCCTGGAGGTCAAGACGCACCCTACATAATTTTAGCAAATTCCCGACTGAGTCAGGGAGATCACACTGATCTGCAAAAGAAATGTTCAGCATCTTCATCATTCTTAGTACGTTGTTTTCAGGGGCATTCTTCGGTATCTGTGCGTTGTCAGGGAAAGACAGAATGAATCGCTTTAGAAGCTCGTCTCTCGTCTTGTTTCTGACCTCGATTTTCTCACTCGGAGCCGGATGTGTCATAGCGAATTGGTTCCCTTTTTACTTCGTAGCCGAGGAAGTGAAAGGAAATGATGAGCCATTTGCAGGATTGCACGTTTTCACAAGTAGCGAGGTCTTTGTGATGAGCATTGAGTATGGCGGCTATGTTCTACTCTATCTACTTCCGATTTGGCTAGGCCTAACTGCATGGGAGGCCTATCGTTCAAACTTAACCAAAAGGCAGATCCAGTCACGCTGATCGACTCCGTTCGCTGCGCTCACTACGTTATCAAGCTTTACGTTTGCATAGAAAAAGACGGTCAACCTGAAACTGGCTGACCGTCTTCGTTGCTGCGGTCTTCGTTTCTGCGATTGGTGCTTCCGGTTTTTATTTCACTTGGATTGTGACGGTGCCGATGGTGGCCGAGTTGACGTTGTCATCATCGGCGCGGTAACGGAAGGAATCGGTGCCAACGAATCCACTGTTGGGGGTATAGTAGAAGGAGCCGTCCGGCCAAATGGAGAGCGATCCATGGGATGGACCACTGATGAGTGCGGCATCCATGCCCCAGGCGGCTGTGTTCGGATTGATGTCATTTTGCAGGACCCCGTCGCCGGAGGCGACATAGAGTGCAGTGCCCGGAGTGGTCTGGTATGCATCACTGACGGTCTGTGGCAGGCCGAGCCCTTCCATGGCGATTGGGTTTTCGACCCAGGTCGATGCTTGTGTCCGCTGTTGCTCGTAGGCGCTGAGGATGGCGGCTAGGGAGTCGGAAACCAAATTGGGCGTTGGAAACCATCCGCTTGTGTTTGGTACAAGATGTCCCATGTCGGCACCCACACCGGAGGTTTTGCCGGAGATGGTTTTCCAGAGCCAGTTCGTCCAACTCATGCCCTGATCCGAGTAGTGGAACCGCTGATACGAGTAATGTTCCGCAGTCGAGCCGGCGGCAAACTCCCCAACGTAGGTCGGCAGGTTCCAGCCGTTGCTTTGCGAGGTTTGAAAGGCCCCGATGCCGGTGCCGACCACGTCGTGGATGGCGGTGATGGGAACGTCGTGTGAGGCGGCACCATCCGCATAGAGGTGCAGCTTGTAGGCGACGTTCGTCCAGCCCATGGTCGCGGGATCGACCAGCCATTGGTAATCCCGCGTGCCCGCAGGTCCCCAGGTGCCGATGAAGATCGTGTGGTTCGCGTCACCGTCGCGGATGGCATTATAGAGAAAGGCCTGGTGACTCCGCAGGGCGGAGGCTCCCTTGTCGGGTGCGTTATCGTCCCAGGCGCCACCGGGTTCGTTGAGCATGTCATAGCCGGCCACACCCGGGTGGTCTGCAAAGTGTTCGGCGACTTGCTTCCATGTATCGCCTACCAGCGTGTGGGAGGCCGGGGTGTCGAAATAAGTGCCGGTGATGTCGCCGGAAGTCGGCCAGGGTGCGGCTCCGCCGGGCACACCATGGTAATCGAGAATGGTATACATCCCGCGCTTCCACGCCTCGTCGACCAGCCAGTCGAGATGGGTGTAGGCTTCCGGACGCCAGCTTCCATCGGTCTCGCAGAGCGTGAGCCACCAGAATGGAAGACGGATGCAATTGATGCCCCATGCCTGCATCATGTCCAAATCCGTCGTCGTGATGAAATTAAACATGTAGCTGGCGTAGACTTGGTTGCGGTCTGTGCCTCCGAAGCGGTTCGTCAAGGTATTGTAGACCGAGATGGCATCGACAAGTCCTGAGCTGTCCATGCCGGAGAACCATGCTTCATACATGAGCCATCCGCCCAGGTTCGTGCCGCGCAACGGCACGATGTCGCCCGTGCCGCGGTTATTCTTCAAATGGATGCCGCTTTGCTTAATGAAAGGATCATACATGCCGTTCGGGCCGTAGCGGAAATAGCGGAAGCGAGCCGTATTCAAGCCGGAACTGTCATAGGCATTGACGGCCAGACCGATGCGCGTGTCGGACTCCAGCCAGGCGGTGTAGGTGCTGCCGATCTGCGTCCAGCTTTCCCCGTCGGTCGAGTGGTATGCGGAATAGGAGTCGCCGCTGCGAACCAACTTCAACCAACGCGGTGACGTGACACCGCTAGCGGAACCGATGCTAATCGAGGTCGCACCATCCCATCCGCGGCCTTCGAAACCGACGGAGTCCGGCGTGGCGAATACGAAGGCATATCCGGCATTCGCCGCGGTTCCGTTGCGGATCATCAAGCCGGCTTTGGCGTAGGCGCCGCTGCCGTGGAGGCTATCGATCTTGGTCACGAGGGTCACATCGCCGGGGTATTCACGGCTGGTGTAGCCGAACTGGTCGGCACTGTTCCAAATGTCGGAGCCGCCGCCGCTCGCGGTCCAGTCCAAGCCGTTGTAAACCGCAGAGCCGCCAGCTGCCGGATTGCCGATATCGTCGTTCGACCATCCGGTGGGGAGGACGCTGACCCTCGAAAAGCTGGAGTCGTTCAAGGCGCTGTTGTTATTGGCGCAGACGGCAATGCCGGTCTGGGTGGTCTGAGGCATGTCAATGGTCTGGCTGGAACCGATCGCGCTCCAGTTGACTCCATCGGTGGAGTAGAATGCCGAGAAGTCATCACCCTCACGTGTCAGCTTCAGCCAGCATGGAGTAGAGACTCCGGATACCGTTGCGACGGATGCGACACTGCCCCCCGATGCGGATCGCTGTTCAAAGCCAATCCCCATTCCTGGAGTCATGAAGGCAAAGGCGAAGGCTGCCGAAGGATCATGGCTCTCACGTATCATCACGCCGCTCTTCGCGTAGGTTCCGGTGTTGGACATGCCGTCAATGCGTGTGGTGACGGTGGCATCGCCGACCATTTCCTGGCTGCTGAGTTGGAACTGATCGCTTGAACCCCAGACATCGGAGCCACTGCCGGAGACCTTCAGGGTCGTGCCGTCGAATTCACTGACACCGACCTGGCCTGTGGATCCGACGTCCACACTGCTCCAGTTCGGGTAGGCGATGGAGACCTTTGAGAAGTTGGATGTGTTGAGCAGTCCGTTGTTGTGGGCGGTCACGCAAAGTCCGGTTTGGTAGCTGTTGCCGAGATCGGCGGTTTGGGCCTCACC encodes the following:
- a CDS encoding cellulase family glycosylhydrolase, translating into MSYPYPHLSGDRNTHFPSKLTAKATTQGRFKTFANSARLLTVYLAAAVSSHAALPWDWSSSDIGNPGLAGSASWTGSTSIWSVSGGGADIWGTSDQFHYAHRSVKGDASISAYVQSVANTDTYAKGGLMMRSDTSSNSAYAAVVVTPSDGIRLQWRAVAGGGTEELLASGAIQTPVWLRLNREGSRFSAAYSYDGMHWLELGEAQTADLGNSYQTGLCVTAHNNGLLNTSNFSKVSIAYPNWSSVDVGSTGQVGVSEFDGTTLKVSGSGSDVWGSSDQFQLSSQEMVGDATVTTRIDGMSNTGTYAKSGVMIRESHDPSAAFAFAFMTPGMGIGFEQRSASGGSVASVATVSGVSTPCWLKLTREGDDFSAFYSTDGVNWSAIGSSQTIDMPQTTQTGIAVCANNNSALNDSSFSRVSVLPTGWSNDDIGNPAAGGSAVYNGLDWTASGGGSDIWNSADQFGYTSREYPGDVTLVTKIDSLHGSGAYAKAGLMIRNGTAANAGYAFVFATPDSVGFEGRGWDGATSISIGSASGVTSPRWLKLVRSGDSYSAYHSTDGESWTQIGSTYTAWLESDTRIGLAVNAYDSSGLNTARFRYFRYGPNGMYDPFIKQSGIHLKNNRGTGDIVPLRGTNLGGWLMYEAWFSGMDSSGLVDAISVYNTLTNRFGGTDRNQVYASYMFNFITTTDLDMMQAWGINCIRLPFWWLTLCETDGSWRPEAYTHLDWLVDEAWKRGMYTILDYHGVPGGAAPWPTSGDITGTYFDTPASHTLVGDTWKQVAEHFADHPGVAGYDMLNEPGGAWDDNAPDKGASALRSHQAFLYNAIRDGDANHTIFIGTWGPAGTRDYQWLVDPATMGWTNVAYKLHLYADGAASHDVPITAIHDVVGTGIGAFQTSQSNGWNLPTYVGEFAAGSTAEHYSYQRFHYSDQGMSWTNWLWKTISGKTSGVGADMGHLVPNTSGWFPTPNLVSDSLAAILSAYEQQRTQASTWVENPIAMEGLGLPQTVSDAYQTTPGTALYVASGDGVLQNDINPNTAAWGMDAALISGPSHGSLSIWPDGSFYYTPNSGFVGTDSFRYRADDDNVNSATIGTVTIQVK